The proteins below come from a single bacterium genomic window:
- a CDS encoding MmcQ/YjbR family DNA-binding protein: MPRSTLGRSALRQRLAAFPLATEEEPFGPGVWVYKVCGRVFALLTQEGEPPRLSLKCDPARALELRAAFATVTPGYHLNKEHWNTLALDGSLPPALVEDLVDHSFQRVAAGLRRAERQALAIHGSTT, translated from the coding sequence ATGCCGCGAAGCACCCTGGGCCGTTCCGCCCTGCGCCAGCGCCTGGCGGCCTTTCCCCTGGCCACGGAGGAGGAGCCCTTCGGGCCGGGGGTGTGGGTCTACAAAGTGTGCGGTCGCGTCTTCGCCCTGCTCACCCAGGAGGGCGAGCCGCCCCGCCTCAGCCTCAAGTGCGACCCGGCCCGCGCCCTGGAGCTGCGCGCCGCCTTCGCCACCGTCACGCCGGGCTACCATCTCAACAAGGAGCATTGGAACACCCTGGCGCTGGACGGCAGCCTGCCGCCGGCCCTGGTGGAGGACCTGGTCGACCATTCCTTCCAGCGCGTCGCCGCCGGCCTGCGCCGGGCCGAGCGGCAAGCCCTGGCCATTCACGGGAGCACGACATGA
- a CDS encoding SIMPL domain-containing protein — translation MNIINGERRGQWLAALVLGLALVASSWIWGRSFLAARSVGEGLTVKGYAELPAVSTLAVWRGGIQARHADLGEAARRLEEQGRRVEAWLQAQGVAAGEWEWLPLTSWTIYRQDIHGTPTATVEAWQLERPLRLQSSRVAEVAALARRTEELLREGVAWNSQPPEYFLGSLEEMKLELLGKAAADARRRAEILAGGGRRLGGLTAARQGILQVTPPHSVEVADYGMYSTESIDKMVKAVVTVTFALKP, via the coding sequence ATGAACATCATCAACGGGGAGCGTCGCGGGCAGTGGCTCGCCGCGCTGGTGCTGGGGCTGGCCCTGGTCGCCTCCTCCTGGATCTGGGGCCGCAGCTTCCTCGCCGCCCGCTCGGTGGGGGAGGGGCTTACCGTGAAGGGCTACGCCGAGCTGCCCGCCGTCTCCACCCTGGCGGTCTGGCGGGGCGGCATCCAGGCCCGTCACGCCGATCTGGGCGAAGCGGCGCGCCGGCTGGAGGAGCAGGGCCGGCGGGTGGAGGCCTGGCTGCAGGCGCAGGGCGTGGCGGCCGGGGAGTGGGAGTGGCTGCCCCTGACGAGTTGGACCATCTACCGCCAGGACATCCACGGCACGCCCACGGCGACGGTGGAGGCCTGGCAGCTGGAGCGCCCGCTCCGCCTGCAGTCCAGCCGCGTGGCCGAAGTGGCCGCCCTGGCGCGGCGGACGGAGGAGCTGCTGCGGGAGGGCGTGGCCTGGAACAGCCAGCCGCCCGAGTACTTCCTGGGCAGCCTGGAGGAGATGAAACTGGAGCTGCTGGGCAAGGCGGCGGCCGACGCCCGCCGCCGGGCCGAGATCCTGGCCGGGGGCGGCCGGCGCCTGGGCGGCCTCACGGCGGCGCGCCAGGGCATCCTCCAGGTGACCCCGCCCCACTCGGTGGAGGTGGCCGACTACGGCATGTACTCCACCGAGAGCATCGACAAAATGGTCAAGGCGGTGGTGACGGTCACCTTCGCCCTCAAGCCGTAG
- a CDS encoding class I SAM-dependent methyltransferase, with amino-acid sequence MTEREAIEQNRRIWDAAVAPHAASAFYDVEGFLAGRGTLDADLIDELGPLDGLTLVHLQCHFGLDTLSLARRGARVTGVDFSPAAVAKAREIAARAGLEARFVEAELGQVPERLPETFDLVFTGGGALCWLPDLEAWGRVVAGLLKPGGRLLLRDFHPALGMFAPEERAGGWLRLEAPYFRAGGPAVWTDGLVYASEQGPVGETVEWAHGIGEVVQALLDAGLVLERLREYPYCSYRSHSFLVEREGRWVHPSHPGGLPLMMLVQARRPA; translated from the coding sequence ATGACCGAGCGGGAGGCCATCGAGCAGAATCGCCGCATCTGGGACGCCGCCGTGGCGCCCCATGCCGCCAGCGCTTTCTACGACGTGGAGGGCTTCCTGGCCGGACGCGGCACGCTGGACGCCGACCTCATCGACGAGCTGGGCCCCTTGGACGGCCTCACCCTCGTCCACCTGCAGTGCCATTTCGGCCTGGACACGCTCAGCCTCGCCCGCCGGGGGGCGCGTGTCACGGGCGTGGACTTCAGTCCAGCCGCCGTGGCCAAGGCGCGGGAGATCGCGGCGCGGGCCGGGTTGGAGGCGCGCTTCGTGGAGGCCGAGCTGGGCCAGGTGCCGGAGCGTCTGCCCGAGACCTTCGACCTCGTCTTCACGGGCGGCGGCGCCCTCTGCTGGCTGCCCGACCTGGAGGCCTGGGGGCGGGTCGTGGCCGGGCTGCTCAAGCCGGGCGGCCGCCTGCTGCTGCGGGACTTCCATCCCGCCCTGGGCATGTTCGCCCCCGAGGAGCGCGCGGGCGGCTGGCTGCGGCTGGAGGCGCCCTACTTCCGCGCGGGCGGCCCCGCCGTCTGGACGGACGGCCTGGTCTACGCCTCGGAGCAGGGTCCGGTGGGCGAGACGGTGGAGTGGGCCCACGGCATCGGGGAGGTGGTGCAGGCCCTTCTCGACGCGGGCCTTGTGCTGGAGCGGCTGCGCGAATACCCCTACTGCAGCTACCGCAGCCATTCCTTTTTGGTGGAGCGCGAGGGACGCTGGGTCCATCCCTCCCATCCGGGCGGACTGCCCCTGATGATGCTTGTCCAGGCCCGCCGACCGGCCTGA
- a CDS encoding YciI family protein: MPTWLYRLRLIRPALLTEGAAPEEEAAIGRHFTWLQGHCAAGHVLLAGRTTDLHPEGMGIVLLRAADEAAAHAFAQADPAVVAGVMSVHCFPFRVALANGPALAEAGRG, from the coding sequence ATGCCGACCTGGCTCTACCGACTGCGCCTGATCCGCCCCGCCCTGCTCACGGAGGGGGCCGCGCCGGAGGAGGAAGCGGCGATCGGACGCCATTTCACCTGGCTGCAAGGGCACTGCGCCGCCGGCCACGTCCTGCTGGCCGGCCGCACCACCGATCTGCACCCTGAGGGGATGGGGATCGTGCTCCTCCGCGCCGCGGACGAAGCGGCCGCCCACGCCTTCGCCCAGGCCGACCCTGCCGTCGTGGCCGGCGTGATGTCCGTCCACTGTTTCCCCTTCCGGGTGGCCCTGGCCAACGGGCCGGCCTTGGCGGAGGCCGGTCGTGGCTGA
- a CDS encoding nitroreductase family protein, whose translation MAERIPPPPLPPFGEEERAAEARRLAACLARRRSLRHFSDRAVPRAVIEEALRAAGSAPSGANQQPWHFVAVADPELKRAIRRAAEEEERRFYGGAAPGEWLEALAPLGTDEHKPFLEEAPWLIAVFEQRWSEQADGRRVKHYYATESVGIACGLLISVLHQCGLATLTHTPAPMAFLRRLLDRPASERPFLLLVVGHAAEGATVPDIQRRGLAEISTFR comes from the coding sequence GTGGCTGAGCGGATTCCCCCGCCACCCTTGCCCCCCTTCGGCGAGGAGGAGCGTGCCGCCGAGGCGCGGCGCCTGGCCGCCTGCCTGGCGCGCCGGCGCTCCCTGCGCCACTTCTCGGACCGGGCCGTGCCCCGCGCCGTGATCGAAGAGGCCCTGCGCGCGGCGGGCAGCGCGCCCTCCGGCGCCAACCAGCAGCCCTGGCATTTCGTCGCGGTGGCGGATCCGGAGCTCAAGCGGGCCATCCGCCGGGCGGCCGAGGAGGAAGAGCGGCGCTTCTATGGCGGCGCGGCGCCCGGGGAATGGCTGGAGGCCCTCGCCCCCCTCGGTACCGACGAGCACAAGCCTTTCCTCGAGGAGGCGCCCTGGCTCATCGCCGTCTTCGAGCAGCGCTGGTCCGAGCAGGCGGACGGCCGGCGGGTTAAACACTACTACGCCACCGAATCGGTCGGGATCGCCTGCGGCCTGCTCATCAGCGTCCTGCATCAGTGCGGGCTGGCCACCCTCACGCACACGCCGGCGCCCATGGCCTTCCTGCGCCGCCTGCTGGACCGGCCCGCCAGCGAGCGCCCCTTCCTGCTGCTGGTGGTGGGCCATGCGGCCGAGGGCGCCACGGTGCCGGACATCCAGCGTCGCGGCCTGGCCGAGATCTCCACCTTCCGTTGA
- a CDS encoding endonuclease/exonuclease/phosphatase family protein, with protein MTAAPSLPSCGPRAWRLLALLVLLFHPGKAGWGAERPPAGGPGDLTVMSYNLRHAGGDTGGLAWEARRAAVADRIRAAGADLVATQECLAVQADDLRRLLPDYELAGAGRDDGDRQGEMCALLWRRADFVKLEEGHRWHGDDPLLPGRLDADAACVRLFSWVLLADRERPERRLLLVNTHLDHVGAVARERAAARLQAWLAARDPRVPLVLAGDFNEAAGPASAPWRILTDPAAARPLRDIHRDLHPAASPAQEATFNGFRTEDAPGRIDWILASPELRPAACWIDRARPEGRPPSDHYPVVARLLWPDPSSGAREVAP; from the coding sequence ATGACCGCCGCCCCGTCCCTTCCTTCTTGTGGTCCGCGAGCGTGGCGCCTCCTCGCCCTCCTCGTGCTGCTGTTTCACCCGGGCAAGGCGGGCTGGGGCGCGGAGAGGCCTCCGGCGGGCGGGCCAGGGGACCTGACCGTGATGAGCTACAACCTGCGCCACGCCGGCGGCGACACGGGCGGACTCGCCTGGGAGGCGCGCCGCGCGGCGGTGGCCGATCGGATCCGCGCCGCCGGAGCGGATCTGGTGGCGACCCAGGAGTGCCTGGCCGTCCAGGCCGATGATCTGCGCCGCCTGCTGCCCGACTACGAGCTGGCGGGCGCCGGCCGGGACGACGGCGACCGCCAGGGCGAGATGTGCGCGCTGCTGTGGCGGCGGGCGGACTTCGTCAAGCTCGAGGAAGGGCACCGCTGGCACGGGGACGATCCCCTTCTCCCCGGACGCCTGGACGCCGACGCGGCCTGCGTGCGCCTGTTCAGCTGGGTCCTGCTGGCGGATCGGGAGCGGCCGGAGCGGCGCCTTCTCCTCGTCAACACCCACCTGGACCATGTGGGGGCGGTGGCGCGGGAGCGCGCGGCCGCGCGGCTGCAGGCCTGGCTGGCGGCCCGGGATCCCCGCGTCCCGCTTGTGCTGGCCGGGGACTTCAACGAGGCGGCGGGCCCTGCCTCGGCGCCCTGGCGGATCCTGACCGATCCGGCGGCGGCGCGGCCGCTGCGCGACATCCACCGCGACCTGCATCCCGCCGCCAGCCCGGCCCAGGAGGCCACCTTCAACGGTTTCCGGACGGAGGATGCCCCCGGCCGCATCGACTGGATCCTCGCCTCGCCCGAGCTGCGGCCCGCGGCGTGCTGGATCGATCGCGCCCGGCCGGAGGGGCGGCCGCCCAGCGACCACTACCCGGTGGTGGCGCGGCTGCTCTGGCCGGACCCATCGTCCGGGGCGCGGGAGGTGGCGCCATGA
- the queG gene encoding tRNA epoxyqueuosine(34) reductase QueG, which yields MSGALSTGGAPPTDPVGWSAWLKEAARAEGAALAGIADPCRPVRHASLVQAWTTRGLHGPMAWWPRGDATRLDPRQLLPSARSLLMVALPYDGRVALPAPPRRRISRYALGRDYHKVLKRLLRGVVQRLEEARGPVAWRACVDTAPLLERYWGWQAGLGWIGKNCLLIHPRLGSWFFLGGLLLDLELEPDAPHPERCGRCTACLAACPTAAFVKPGCLDAGRCISAQTIENRRDRLPPGFDPMPGSWLFGCDECQSCCPWNRRAGRGTAALAPDPALLARLEAGAWPDDDTSWEAITRGKALRRMTPAMYRRNLAASAPSSPGSPTIGGDGR from the coding sequence ATGAGCGGGGCCCTGTCCACCGGCGGGGCGCCGCCCACCGACCCGGTGGGCTGGTCCGCCTGGCTGAAGGAGGCGGCCCGGGCCGAAGGGGCGGCCCTGGCCGGCATCGCCGATCCCTGCCGGCCCGTCCGGCATGCCTCCCTTGTCCAAGCATGGACGACGCGCGGCCTGCACGGTCCCATGGCCTGGTGGCCGCGCGGCGACGCCACCCGCCTTGATCCGCGGCAGCTGCTGCCCTCCGCCCGCAGCCTGCTCATGGTGGCCCTGCCCTACGACGGCCGGGTCGCCCTGCCCGCGCCGCCCCGGCGGCGCATCAGCCGCTACGCCCTGGGCCGGGACTACCACAAGGTCCTCAAGCGCCTGCTGCGGGGCGTCGTGCAGCGGCTGGAGGAGGCGCGTGGCCCCGTCGCCTGGCGGGCCTGCGTGGACACGGCGCCCCTGCTCGAGCGGTACTGGGGCTGGCAGGCGGGCTTGGGCTGGATCGGGAAGAACTGCCTGCTCATCCATCCCCGGCTGGGTTCCTGGTTTTTTCTGGGCGGCCTGCTGCTGGACCTGGAGCTGGAGCCCGACGCGCCCCACCCCGAGCGCTGCGGCCGCTGCACGGCCTGCCTGGCGGCCTGTCCGACCGCCGCCTTCGTGAAGCCCGGATGCCTGGACGCCGGGCGCTGCATCAGCGCCCAGACCATCGAGAACCGGCGCGACCGGCTGCCCCCCGGCTTCGATCCCATGCCCGGCTCCTGGCTCTTCGGCTGCGACGAGTGCCAGAGCTGCTGTCCCTGGAACCGGCGGGCCGGCCGCGGCACCGCCGCCCTGGCCCCCGATCCCGCCCTGCTGGCCCGGCTTGAGGCGGGGGCTTGGCCGGATGACGACACAAGCTGGGAGGCCATCACGCGGGGCAAGGCCCTGCGCCGCATGACGCCCGCCATGTACCGGCGCAACCTGGCGGCCAGCGCCCCATCCTCGCCCGGATCCCCGACCATAGGCGGAGACGGCCGGTGA